One genomic region from Homalodisca vitripennis isolate AUS2020 chromosome 6, UT_GWSS_2.1, whole genome shotgun sequence encodes:
- the LOC124364788 gene encoding serologically defined colon cancer antigen 8 homolog isoform X4 produces the protein MKFSSFQSFLELWEKKSQPEPVRKSGKMEGFRKKTADYTDIAYREAVTKLRYLLAESYTPSTGFSKYSLGHYHPYIPTEGNVLIPPTPRPALGLTLKKPETEGQPPPELMSFIQRQEEYIEQLEKESQYCRDELSNLMGKVKEVITENEGLHERRKSGMLQSLFDSFEMEDDEEDDDASSEDKVESRPSKKKHFIGPNIMFESRISELEAQLTQTKMELKKAVEEAESLRKRVAEQGLPSQVSSVLPHASDSELYRQIDALQREREELNDMINKLHASIAQLREKEANVSQKLKRSLDAVDQAHFEKNQSEMEVRRLKNELERMNEKQRESMGEQSRRLAEVERRYAAQTEQLSADLSAQWENATKLGMDLEKQRRTETELRRELMQRNTTLEELKKELNTKTTCRVRVATVCQGALQSELLASTGEREGLQAEVAALRLAVERAERAGRQDTARLQAEVTSLRQRLDRADADLLHARKENLRLTDQIASLEKELHLAKLTHEGGENQILKDSKREKELTSMILDMDAKHVQNLAELEGMIQSQSQLMEKLKGECHTLTEKLEDTSLRHK, from the exons ATGAAATTTTCATCCTTTCAGAGTTTTCTTGAGCTTTGGGAAAAGAAAAGTCAGCCAGAACCAGTCAG gaagaGTGGAAAGATGGAAGGGTTTCGCAAAAAGACAGCTGACTACACTGACATAGCCTACCGTGAAGCAGTGACCAAACTGAGATATCTGTTAGCTGAATCCTACACACCTTCAACAGGCTTCTCCAAGTACTCATTG GGCCATTATCATCCCTACATTCCCACTGAAGGGAATGTTCTGATACCTCCCACTCCACGTCCTGCTCTAGGCTTGACACTCAAGAAGCCAGAGACTGAAGGACAGCCACCTCCTGAGTTGATGTCCTTCATCCAACGACAGGAGGAGTATATTGAACAGCTTGAAAAGGAGTCTCAATACTGTAGG GATGAACTATCAAATTTAATGGGGAAAGTAAAAGAAGTGATCACAGAGAATGAGGGATTGCACGAAAGACGCAAGTCAGGCATGTTGCAATCACTGTTTGACAGTTTTGAGATGGAAGACGATGAGGAGGATGATGACGCGAGCTCTGAAGATAAG GTGGAGTCTCGACCATCaaagaagaaacattttattgGACCTAATATAATGTTTGAGTCTCGAATAAGCGAACTGGAAGCCCAGCTGACTCAAACTAAAATGGAGTTGAAGAAAGCAGTTGAGGAGGCAGAGTCTCTGAGAAAGAGAGTAGCAGAGCAAGGCTTGCCTTCTCAAGTTTCCTCTGTACTACCACATGCATCTGACTCGGAGTTGTACAGGCAGATTGATGCTTTGCAGAG GGAGAGAGAAGAGCTGAATGACATGATAAACAAACTTCACGCCTCCATTGCACAGCTCAGAGAAAAAGAAGCCAATGTCTCGCAAAAACTGAAAAGAAGTTTGGATGCTGTAGATCAGGCACACTTTGAGAAGAATCAA TCTGAAATGGAAGTGAGAAGGTTAAAAAATGAGCTGGAACGAATGAATGAGAAGCAGCGTGAGAGCATGGGGGAACAGAGCCGGCGGCTGGCAGAGGTAGAGCGCAGGTATGCGGCGCAGACGGAGCAACTGAGCGCGGATCTGTCAGCACAGTGGGAGAATGCCACCAAGCTGGGCATGGACCTCGAGAAACAGCGGCGAACAGAAACTGAGCTGCGACGTGAGCTCATGCAGCGCAACACAACTCTCGAGGAGTTGAAGAAAGAGTTGAACACAAAAACCA CTTGCAGAGTAAGAGTTGCGACTGTTTGCCAAGGCGCATTACAGAGCGAGCTGTTGGCTTCAACGGGGGAGCGCGAGGGGCTGCAGGCTGAGGTAGCAGCACTGCGGCTGGCCGTGGAACGAGCCGAACGAGCAGGCAGACAGGACACAGCACGTCTGCAGGCGGAGGTCACCAGCTTGCGGCAGCGACTCGATCGTGCAGACGCAGACCTGCTGCATGCTCGCAAGGAAAACTTGCGCCTGACAGATCAGATTGCTTCACTCGAAAAAGAG CTCCATCTGGCTAAATTAACACACGAGGGTGgagaaaatcaaattttaaaagattccaAAAGAGAAAAAGAGTTAACTTCAATGATACTTGATATGGATGCCAAACACG